In Candidatus Polarisedimenticolia bacterium, the DNA window GAGGCGGCCACGAGCGCCAGCGCCAGGACCAGAGTCGGAAAGCAGGCCACCAGATCGATCAGGCGCGACAGGGTCAGATCGGTCCATCTCCCGCCCGCTCCGGCGAACGCTCCCAGAGTGATTCCCAGGATCAGCGCCAGCAGGGTGGCGAGTCCGCCCACGGTGAAAGCGACGGGAATGCCGTGGACCAGGCGCGAGGCGACGTCCCGTCCCAGCGAATCGGTTCCCATCCAATGCCTGGGGGAAGGTGCCTCGAAGATCGAATCGAGATCGGAGGCGTACGGCCCATAGGGGATCGGCAGGCTCAGGAGGATGCCGTCGCCTCCCGCCTTGCGGACGGCCGCCCAGTCGATCGGATCGCCGCCGGGACAGTCGAGACCCGTTCCAACCAGAGGAACACCCGCCAGAGCGGGGAAGCAGAGAAGCCCCGCGCGGCGCGCGGCGAGCGGGGCTTCCCCCGCCAGAAAGGGCGCGCCCAGCAGGGCCAGGAGGGCCAAAGCGGCCAGAAGAAGCCCCCGGCGCGCGCTGCGTGCTGGCATCACGTCTCCTCCCGTCGCAGGCGCGGATCGGCGAGCGCGTAGAGGAGATCGGCAAGGAACGACCCTCCGAGCGTCAGCAGGGCGGCCAGCGTCGTCAGGGCGAGGATCACCGGGAAATCGCGGTTCGTCAGGGAATAGAAGTAGAGCCGCCCGAGACCGGGCCAGGAGAAGATTGTCTCAATCAGGACGCTCCCGCCGAGAAGGGCCGGAATGAGGAGCCCCACCAGCGTCAGCAGCGGAATGGCGGCGTTGCGCAAGGCGTGCTTCCAGGCGAGGAGCCGCTCGCCGAGGCCCCGGGCGCGGGCGGCGGTCAGGTATTCACGGCCGATCTCCTCCAGGAGGTTGGCCCGGGTGAAGCGGGTGAGGTAGGCGAGCGAGCCGTAGCTCAGACAGAGCGCGGGAAGGGCGAGGTGGCGGAGGAAGTCGGCGGCCCGGACGAGCGGCCCCGCTCCCGCCGAGGCGCCTCCCAGCCCCTGCAGGGGAAACAGTCCCAGACGCACCGAGAGGAACTGCTGGAGCAGCAGCGCGGCGGCGAAATTCGGAAAGGCGTACAGCAGCAGGAACAGCGTCGTTCCCGCCCGCTCGGAGGCCGTGCCGCGGCGCCGCGCCCAGCCGACTCCGAGCGGAATCGACACGCCGAAGGCCAGCAGCAGCGCCGAGAAGTTCAGGAGAAACGTGGGAAGCGCGGCGGCGGCGATGATCTCGCCGACCGGACGGTGTTCCAACATCGACTCTCCGAGATCCCACCGGGCCAGACGGAGCACCCAGCGCGCGTACCGCCGGGGCACCGGCTCGTCGAAATGATAGGCGCGGCGCACCTCCTCGAGAGCTCTCACGGAAGGCAGTCCCGCCCCGGGGGATCCGACGAGCGCCATCTCGCGCCCCGGCAGCTTTTCCAGGAGCAGAAACGTGATCAGCGTGATCCCGAGGAGGGTCGGGACGACCGAAAGGATCCGGCGGATCAGGAAGCCCGCCATCAGGGTCGCGCCCGGGGCTTGCGCAGCTCGGCCGGAACGTACCAGTTCAGGATGCCGGGGAAGGCCCGCAGCGGACTGCCCGCGGCCGTAACCCGGGCGCCTTCAAACCGGGAGTCCAGGGCGAGCCTCTGGATCGGGAAGAACAGGAAGGTGTAGGGCTGGTCGCGGCCCAGAATTGCCTGAACGCGCCGGTAAATCGCGCTCCGCCGCGCCGGATCGAAGGCATGGCGGCCCTCCACGAGGAGCCGGTCGAGCTCCGCGTCCGAGTAGCCGACGTAGTTCGAGGGCCCCAGGATGGGGTCGGAATGGAAGAAGGGAGTCGGATCGGGGTCCGGCGTCAAGGACCACCCGGAGAAGGCGGCCTCGAAGTCGTGGCGCTGCAGACGGTCGAGAAGCGCCGGAAAGTCGAGAGCGCGAATCTCCATGTCGATGCCGAGGCGCGCGAGACTCTCCTGGAGCAGAGCGGCGATCTGTTCCTGCACCGGGTTCGCCTGGAATATCAGGAGCTCGAAGCGGAAGCGTTTCCCGGCGCGGCGGCGCGGACCTCCGCCCGGGTCGCGGCGCCATCCCGCCTCGTCGAGCAGGGCCGCCGCGCGCCCCGGATCGTGCGGCAGGGGAAGGAGCCCGGGGTCGAAGCCGAACTGCCGTGGATGGAACGTGGTGACCGCCACGATGCCGCCCCCACGGTAGGCTTTCCGGACGTAGCCCGCCCGATCCAGGGAAAGGGTCATGGCGTTGCGCACCTTCGCATCGGCGAAGAAGGAGGTCTTCTCGTTCCAGGCGAGGTAGTAAAGATAGAGGACGGGGTATTCGAAGAGGTGATAGCGGCGGCGGAATTCGGCCTGCGACTTGCGCGCCTCCCATTCCTCCGGGGGGATGGAGGACCAATCCACCTCACCCGTCAGCAGCGCCTGGAACTGGGTGGCGCGAGACGGCATGATCTTGAGGATGATCCGGTCCAGGCGGGGCGGCCCCAGGAAGTAGTCGCGGTTCGCCGAAAGAACGATCTCGCGGCCGTGCTTCCACGAATCGAAACGGAACGGTCCGGTTCCGACCGGCGACTGGTGGACCGCCGAGGCCAGGAAGTCGCCCCGGGAGAAGAGGTGCTCCGCGAGGATCGGGAATTTCCAGGCGTCGAGGGCCAGAACGGTCGGCTCCCGGTAGACGACCCGAAGCGTCAAGTCATCGGGAGCCGTCACCTCCGCCACGTCCTGGAGGAAGTCGGCGCGGGCGTGCGTGGCGGGATCGCGCAGCTTGGCGTAGGTGAACAGGACGTCCCGGGCGGTGCAAGGAAGGCCGTCGTGCCAGCGGACCCCCTGCCGCAGATGAAAGGTGAGGACCTTGCGATCCGGGGAGAACTCCCAGGAGGAGGCGAGCCGCGGCACCGGCTCGAGCGCTTCCCCGTCGTCGACCAGAGAATCGGCGACGAAGCGGGCGACCAGCGACTGCCAGACGTCGGTTCCGGTGACGAAATTGAGCGTGGCGGGGTCGGAATCGATCGGCAGGACGAATTCGACTTTTTCGGCCGGCGGGCCCGTCGGCCGCGTGGGCTCGCGGGTCCCGCATCCCGCCCAGAGCAGCGCCGCGCCCAGCAGGCAGCAGACCCGGCCAAGTCGGTTGGCCACGCGCGCGCGCCCTTTCCGTGGAGGATCTCGTGTCAGGTCTTGTCTAGCTGCCGGACAGAGGCACCTTCTCGGTGCCCACGTTCCCCTCGGTGTCGGTCGCCTTCAGGAGCATGGAGTGGTTGCCCGCCGGAAGCTTGTCGAGCGGGATCCGGTATTGCTCCGACGCCGAGTCGGCGATGCCGTCCGTCGGGACCGCCAGGATCCAAGGCGCCGCGTCGAGCGAATACTCGAGGGAGCGCACCGGGCTGGCCGAGTCGCTGACGCGGACGTCGATGCCCATCCTCTTGTCCTCCTTCTTCACGGAGGCTTCAATCCGTGGAGGCAGGTTGTCGACCACGAAGGGGGGGCTGACTTCCTCGCCAATCTTCTCCCCGCCGGGGGGATTCGAGGGGGCGTCGCTTGCCTGGACCTTGATCCGATAACGCCCGTCGGGCATCCGCGTCGAATCCCAGGCGAAGTAGCCTTCCCTGACTCCCCGCACCAGCGGTTTCCAATCCGAGTCTCCGTCGACCCGGTAGTAAAGATCGTAGCGCAGCGCATCGGAATTCGGATCCGATGCCTCCCAGCTCATCGAGCGCATCCCCTTCTGGAAGATCTTCTTGCCGGGAAGGGCCGGGAACGGGGAGGCGAACTCCGTTCCTTCGGGGGGAACCGGCTGCCCCGAGAAGGCGGTTTCGGCGGCCTCGGGTTCGGCAAGAGGCGGAGGCTTGAGGATGACGACCCCGGGCGGATTCACTTCGAGCTTGCGCACTTCCGGCGGGAGGTTCGCGGGAAGGTAGACCAGTGAGACCGCTTCGAGAAGGGGAGTCGCTCCCTTCGTCTGTCTCGACAGACGGGCCCTCCATTGGATGAACCGCGCCGCCGGGCTGACCACGCCGCTGCCCCCGGGCGTCGAGTAGGCGGGCGACCAATCGCTCCAGGTGGTGTCGGGCAGGGCGCTGTTGCCGGTCCGGGTGAAGACCTCCACCTTCGTGCCGGCGGGCGCCGATCCCAGCCAGTTGATCCGCCCCCAGCGGGAAATCGTCCCGGCGTCCCGGGGGGGCGAGAGGTAGGTTCCCGAATCGGCCACTTCCTTGTCGAGCAGGTAGACCTTCCCCGAGTTGCTCGCTGCCGCGTAGAGCGATCCGTCGGGGGAGGCGAGGAGGGAAGTTATCTGGGATGAGGAGAGGCGGGCCACCAGGCTCGAGGAGCCGTCCGGCTCGACCCGGCGGATCTTGCCGAGATCGCCCGTCCCAAGATAGAGCTCGGTCTCCCCGGAGACCGCCAGAGAGAAGACCGTCTCGCTTTCCGAGCTCCAGATCGGCCTGGAGGTACCGTCCGGGTCGACGCGAAACACCTGGCTGCGTACCGGGCGGGTCTCGGGCCCCGCCGGGAGAGTCGCCTCCTCGGTCCTTCCGGTCTCTTCGCCAATCGTCTCCGACAGCGACGGCCCTCCTTCGGGAACCACCGTCGCCACCACCGCCTCCTGCGCCCCGGGCGCCGAGACCCGCACCCCTTTCGGGATCCTGGCGGCGGGCGACTCGCCCTGGATGGCGGAAACGAAGATCCGACCCGCGGCGTCGAGAGCGATGGAGTTCACCTCCTTCAAAGCGGTGTCGAGCACGACGCTCCCCTTGCCGTCCGGGGCGATCCGGTAGAGGAGACCCTTGCCGGAGGAGCCGGCCAAAAGGCCTCCCTGCCGGTCGAGCGCCAGCGCCACGATGTGGGACTCCTCGCTGTCGTAGAAAGGAGCTCCCTTGCCCCGCTCCCCGACTTTGTAGATGATGCCGTGCTCCCCGGTGGCGACGAAGAGATTTCCGGAGCGATCCACCGCCAGAGCCCAGATGTAGCGCTCCTCGGGATCGAACCAGACCTCGGACTTGCCGTCCGGCGTCAGGCGGTAGACCTTACCTTCCGGATTCGTTCCGACGAAGAGGTTGTCCCGGGCGTCGACCGCCAGTGCCTGCACCGCCAGCTCGCCCGAGGAATAGAACAGGCTGCCGGACCCGCCGCGGGCGATCTTGAAGACCCGGCCGTCGTTGCCGCTTCCCACGTAGAGATTCCCCTTGGAGTCCAGGGTCTCGCACCAGAGGAACGGCTGCGAGTTTTCTTCCAGCGCCTTGACCGGCAGCTCCCGGATCGTCCGGGCCAGGAGGATGCCTCCCCGCGCGGTCACCGCCACGCCGTCGGGCTTGCCTTTCTCGAAGTCGGCCAGGCTCTGCTGCGTCCAGAGGACGGGTGAGACGGCATAGATCGATTCCGATCCCGCGACCAGGCAGCCGGCCGCCGCGAGCGACCGGAGCAGCCTGCGGATGCGCGAAGGGCTGCGCCACGGCATCATCGGGCTCATTCCTCCACTTCAAGGGTAAGGGTTTTGTATCCGTCGATGGCGTAGGAGGTCGGAATCGATTCCTCGGCGACGCCGCGGAAACCCACTCGAAGGAAGTTCCCTTCCGTCTGGGGGCGGAGCATCACGAGCGCCTTGGAGGGGGGAAGGTCGGGCATCCGGGCCCCCTGGAAGAACAGCCCGTTGTCGGGACGGGTGAGAATCACGTAGAGATGATCGTTCGGCCGGATGTGGTTGATCAGCCAGATGAGCTGCGGCAGATCGCGCGGGTGAAGCTCGGGAGCGTCGGCTTCCTCCTTGCGGCTGACGGTCGCCCCGTCCCCGACCTGGAGGATCAGCTTGCCCGGGGTCAGCTCCTCGGGAATGGTCAGCTCGAAGGTGCGGGTGATCTCCTGACCCCGGTACGGCTGCAGCGTGACGGTGAGGGGCATCTTCTCCCCCGCCTTGACGCGGTCCTTGCCGCACCAGACGCGCTCCACCCGCGCGCTGCGCTTCTCGTCGGAGTATTCCAAGAGCAGGTTGATCCCGTTGATCCGCGCGGGATGATACTCGTTGTTGAGGATCAGCTGCGAGATGTAGGCGACGGTGCCGGAGGCGTAGAAGGGCGCCTGGTCCCCGGAGAAGAGATTCTTCAGGACGATGTCCTCCTCTCCCGCCACCTTGATGACCGAACCCTCCTGGAGCCGGACGGTGATCTCCCCGTAGTCCTTCTGGGCGCTGCTGAGGATGGCGTTCAGCGAGGCGTACAGGATGTAGGGAGTCAGGAAGGAATCCTCCATCACGTCGAAGGCGTAGCGCTCGGGGCGGGAGAGATTCCCCGACATCTCGACGCGCACCGGGATGAGGCGGGCGGGCGCGGAGAGCGATCCGGCGATCGCGACCGCGCGGTCCTGCTGGATCGAGCCGATGTCGCCGGACACGGGAGAGGCGATCTTGAACGACGAGTTGAGGGAAGGCATGAGCGTGTGGACCACGGCGGCGGACATCGGCATCGAGATCGGACCGAGGTTCATGAGGGGATGGCCGAAAGCGAGAAGGCGATCGCCGTCCCGGTAGGTCACCGTGCCCACGGCGCTGATCTCCACGTCCCCTTTGGCGAGCTTGACGGCCACCGCGGAGCCCGGCGCGAGCGCGTCCGCCGACTCCTCGGACTTGCCCGCCACCCCCACTTGCACGGGGACCAGCCCGGCGCTCGCCAGGTCGGGCGCCAGCCGCGCCAGGAGAGGCGCCGAGAATCCGGAGAACGCCAGGGGGGTTCCGATCGGGCTGAAGGAAGCGAGCGGCTCGGGGGCGATGCCCGCGGCGCTCAAGTAATGATCGAAGTGGCCGAGAAGCGCGTCAGGATGCAGCAGGGGAGTGAGAGCCGATAGCCCCGGGAGGGAGGGAGCGGAGCGCGAATGGCCGGGCGAGCCCGCCCCTCTCTTCTGGACGTCCAGCATCTCCTCGATCGGAGTGACCCCCGCGATCGCCTCCTTCGCGAAAGCCCAGCTGTAGGCCACCGCCCCGATCACGCGGCCGTTGACGTAGATCGGCGAGCCGCTCATCCCTTCCAGGACGCCGGTGCGGTCCACCGGATCGCCGCTGAGGCGGACCAGGATCAGGTTTCTCTTGGGGGCGATGTTCTCCATCAAGCCGGTGATCTCGGCGTTGAACTTCGTGATGCGGGTGCCCTGAAAGACCGATCGACCCTCCCCCTTCATGCCGATCTTCAGCTCGGAATAGGGCAGGATCTCGTCGGCGCGCGCCGGCAGGGCGGGCGCCGACGCGAGGGCGAGAAGCAGGAGGAACGAAGCGCGTCGACTCATAGAACTTAAATCATAACACAGGGATGAGAGCCTCCCTACATGAGCCGCGGGACGGGGATTCCCATGAGATCGAGGACTCTGGTCAGGCGCTCTCGGAAGAGCCAGGTCAGCAGCACGCGCCCCCATTTCAGGCGCGCCTCCCTTTCCTGCAGGACCGGGTGCTTGTGATAGAAGGCATTGAATTTCTGAGCCAGGACGAAGGCGTATTTCGCCAGCGCCGACAGCTCGAGGCTCTCCACCGCCTGCTCGACGGTGCCGCGGTGCCTTCCCAGCAGCGCCAGGAGCTCCCATTCCTCCCCGGAGGACTCCTCCCGAAGAAAGCCTCGATCCGAGGCCGCGGCGCGGGTGACCAGATCGCTCTCGGAAATCCTCTCGGCCGCCGCCACTTTGGCGAGAATTCCGGCCGACCGCACTGCCGCATACTGCACGTAAGGGCCCGTCTCCCCGTCGAAGGAGAGGGCGTCGGCGAAATCGAAGGCGATCACCTTGTTGCGGGTGAAGCGGAGCATGTAATAGCGCAGCGCTCCCACCGCGATCCGGCGCGCCACTTCCAGCCTCGCGGCCGGGTCGAGGTCGGGATGGCGCGCGGCCACCTCCTCTTCGGCGCGGCGGATCAGGTTGTCGATCAAATCGTCGGCTTTGACCCCAACCCCCTTGCGGCCCGACATCTCCAGGAACGGCCGTCCTTCCTCTTCCTCCGGGACGGGAATCCCCATCTCCTTGGCGCAGCGGGGAGAGAGCGCCACCATCTCGTAGGCGAAATGGATGGAGCGCTCCGCCTGCGCCGCATGCCCCAGGAGGCGGAGGCTCTCGACGACGATTCTCTGAAGATAGGACTGCCGGACGTCGATGACGTTGTAGATCGTCTCGCCGCGGCCGAACGGCGGATGGTCGGGCTCTCCCGCCACGTCGGTCGCCCACAGAACGGCGCCCCCTTCGTAGGCGTGAAACCGCCGGTAATGGAAATCGGAGCCGAGCAGACCGAACTTCCAGAGCTGGTAGGCGATGTCCTTGCCGACATAGGTGACGGTATGGTTCGAGCGGACGAGGATCTTCTCGCCTTCGGAGAGGTCGGCGAACTCCGGGCGCGAGGCGAGGTCCATCACCCAGCAGCCGGCGTTCTTTCCGGCGGCTGACAGCGACACGGAGCCCGAGGCCTTGAGCTGCTCGAACGCTTTCTCCCAGAAACGGTGGGCCAGGATGTCGCTCTCGCGGGGCAGGAGATCGTAGGCGACCCCGATGCGCTCCATGGTGGCGAGATGCAGCCGGACGATCTTTTCGGAGAGGTAGGCGGCGATCTTCGCCAGCGGCGTCTTGCCTTCCTCCATCTCATGGAGCGCGGCGCGGCGGAGCCCCTCCTTCTGGGTCGGGTCGTCGAAAGACTCGTACCAGTCGGTGACCCGCGCGTAGAGATCCCAGCAGTAATGATCCAGCCGCTGCGCGCTATCCGCGAGATCCTCCTCCAACCGTTTCACTCCTTCCAGGTCCAGCCGCTCGAGCTGGGTGATCCCGAGCGCCAGATCGGCGACCTGCACGCCGGTGTCGTCGATGTAGTTCTGCACCTCGACCCGGCGGCCGAGAAAGCGCAGCGCGCGGGCGAGCGTGTCTCCCAGCACGGCGTTGCGGAGGTGTCCGATGTGGGCCGCCTTGTTCGGATTGATGTTGGTGTGCTCGACGATCACCTTCCCCCCGGAGGGGGCCGCGTCCGGGGAGCGCAGCTCCTCGAACACGGAGGCGACGTACGTCGGGCGGTCGAAGAAGAGATTGACGTACCCGGCGCCGGCCACTTCGGCGCGATCGATTCCCGGACACGCCGCCAGGGAAGCGACGAGCTCGGCGGCGATGGCCCGCGGCGGCTTCCGCAGGCGCTTCGCGAGATCGAAGGCCAGCGCCAGCGCCAGATCGCCGTATTCGGGATTGGGAGGGTAAAGAAATCCGGGGGGGGCGACCTCCAGGGCGTAGGTCTCCCGCACGAAACCCACCAGCCGCCGCGAGACCTCTTCCTTGATTCGATCCATCATCCGCTCCCGGCCGGGCTGCGGGACCCCCGGGGGGCGCGAAGTATAGCCGATCTCGCGGATCCCCCCGCGGCCCCGCGCCACACTCCGACGCACGCCCCCGCCATGAAGAAGGCCGCCGTGGCTCCTCCGGAGTAGGGCTCGCCGTCCCAGAGGGCGGCGACGACGACCGCGGCGAAGGCGGCGAGGGAGAGTCCGACCGCGCCCCGGGCGAGCCGGGGAGACCGCGCGCGGAGCCTCGGCGCGATCCGCCCGGCGAGCCAGCCGGCGGCGGCCGCGATCCCGAGGTAAACCCCCAGGACGACGATCCACAGACGCACCTTGAGGGCGCGCGCCGCGGCGACGCCGAGGTAGAGCGGCTTGGCGTCGGACGGCAGCAAGCGGTTCAGAAGTGGCGGCGTGATCTGCCAGAGAAGGGCGTTGCGGTTCCACCAGAAGCGGCCGGGACCGAGATCGCCCGACGATGCGGCGGCCGCGGCGATGCCGACGATGCGCAGATCTCCCTGGCGGGAGAGCCAGTCGAGGAGGCTCTCGAAGCCGCCGAAGTCGATCCGGCCGTTCTGCGGGCTCGACTCCCTGAAATCGTAGTGATGGAAGAGAACCACGATCAACGCCTCGCGATCCTTGACGCGCCGCGCCGACGCCACCGCCTCCCGCAGATCGGCCACGTCGCAGGTCCGCGGAACGAAGCGCAGCGGCGACGAGGCGAGGACCAGTCCCCGGCGGGCGGCCGAGAAGTTCTCGAAGCCCAGATCGGCCGCGACGGTCAGCGTGTTCCAGTCATAGGCGTTCCAGGGCGGAATGAAGGTCTTGACGGGGACGCCGAGGGTTTCCTCCAGGATCCTCTTACCTTCCGCCATCTTCCTCTCCTGCTCCGGACGGCTCACGCCGAAGAACTCCGAGTGGTAGCGGCCGAAGGGCTTCATGAAGCCCCCGTCGATCTTACGGCGCACCGTCTGGTGGGAAAAGCCGTGCAGGGCCACCTCGGCCGTCCCGTCGGAGAGGGCGTCCTTCAGCAGCGCGATCTTCTCGGGCGGCAGCGGCAGCCCTTCCTGCTGGGCGGGATCGAACGCGCTTCCGGCCACGACCCGCGGAGTGACCCCCAGCGTGCAGCGCATCCCGCGAGAGCGCAGCGCGGAGAGGATCCTCGCCTCCAGGCCCATGTCGCTCTTCGCGTCGACGTCGTCGTAACGAAGCACGATCGTGAGCCGGGCGCCGTCGCCGGCGCAGTCGGCCGGGGAGGCCGGGGCCAGGAGCAGCAAGCCGAGGATCGGCGGCACGCGGCCCGCCCATGAGGAGAGCTTCGATCTGCTAGCATCCCCCCGCCCCGTCCGGGGCCGGGCGAGTCCCGCGCGAAAGGAAGCACGCATGAGTCGGATCAAGAAGGCCGGAATTCCGCTCCTGCTCATGACGCTCTCCTCCTTGCTGGCGCTGGGGCTCGCGGAGGCGGGATTGCGCCTGTTTCGTCCCGTGCAGTATTTGAAGCCGCCGAGCCGTCCCAAGGCGGCGGGCTCGGAGACGCTGTACCGTCCTTCGCGCGTTCCCGGACTGAGCTATGAAATGATCCCCGGCCGGAACGGCACGTTCGAGGGGATGCAGGTCCGCACCAACCGCCTCGGCTTCCGCGGCCCGGACCCGCGGCCCCGCGATCCGGATCTCTTCCGGATCGTGGCGCTCGGTGACTCCTTCACGTTCGGCTTCGGGGTCCGCGAGGAGGAGACCTATCCGGCGGTCCTCGAACGGATTCTGAACGAGAGCCCGGGGAGGAGCGCCGCGCGGTTCGAAGTTCTGAATCTCGGCGTCGTCGGCTATGGCACGCGCGACGAGGCGGCCGTCTTCGAGCGCCAAGCGCCCGGTCTCGATCCCCGCCTGGTCATCATAGGCTATGTCCTCAACGATCCCGAAATCGATCCCCGCCAATCGCTGCACAAGTACTTCGACCCGCCGGAATGGTGGAGGCGCTCGCACGTCCTTCGCCTGCTCCACCTCGGCTGGAACTGGCTCGAGATCTGGAGATTCGGCGGCGGGGATTACCTGCGCTATCTGCATGCCCCGGGGCGGGAGAAATGGGGGAGCGTCGAGAAGGGGTTCCGCTCGATTCGCCGGGCGGCGGAGCCGCACGGGACGCGGGTCGTCCTGGTGATTTTTCCGCTGGTGCGCTGGAGCGGATGGGCGGCCTACCCGTATCGCGACCTTCACCTGCAGGTGGCGAAGAGCGCGCGAGCGGAAGGGTTCGCGACGGTGGATCTGCTGCCGGTCTTCGCGCGCTACGCCGCGCCGGACCTCCGGCTCTCCGAGCAGGACGATCACCCGAGCCCGGCGGCGCACGCGCTGGCCGCCCGGGCGATCGCCGACGCGGTTTTCCCGCCGGAGGAGGCGCCCGCTCCGTGAAGCTTCGGGGCCGCCGGTCGGAGCACGCCGCCGGGGGCGGGCGAATTGACGCACGCGGCGAATCTGCCTATCGTTGCGCCGCTCGGCGGACGCGCCGTGAGTCGGCCGTCCCGCGGCGCCGGAGGGGAAGAGTCGGTTGAGCCGGACAGGTCGCTGGCTGCGAGCGGCGGGGGAAGGGGCGCTGGCGGGGTGGGCGGCCGGTTTCGCCCTCGGCTACTGGCAGGTCCTGTTGAACGAGGACCTTTCACGCCGGATGTTCCACCTGGCGGGCGAGCGTTTCTTCCCCCCCCTCCTGGCGGGAACGATCCTCGGGGCGCTGCTCTCCTTAGGCGTCGAGCTTCTCTTCGCGGCGTCCGAGCGGACGAAGCGCGGCCCCCTTCTCTGCATGGCGATCCTGGCGATCCTCTATGCCGCAGGGGTCGCGCTCGCCGCCTTCCCGCTGCGGCCGCGTCTGTTTCCCCTGAGAATCTTCAGCGGCAAGCTCGTCTCGCTCTGCTTCTTCGCGATGATCGCCGGCCCTCCGGGAGCGCTGCTCGCCGCCCGGTTCCGTGAAAGTTTTGGACGAGCCCGGCGCGCCACCGCCGGCGCGGGTCCGGCGCGCCCGGGGCTCGCCGCGACGCTCGGGCTGTCGCTCGCCGTCCTGTCGGCGGCCGCCGCCCTGGGGGCGCCGCGGCTGTCCGCCTCCCGTCCGGGGAACGGCCTGTCGGTGATCCTGCTTTCGCTGGACACCCTGCGCGCCGATCGCCTGGGAGCTCTCGGTTGTCCCCGGCCGCTGACGCCCCGGCTCGACGCGCTGGCGCGCCAGGGGACGGTGTTCGAGCATGCCGAGTCCGCGGCCCCCTGGACCCTCCCGTCACATGCCTCGATCTTCAGCTCGCTGCTGCCGTACGATCACGGGACGCGCTGGGAGCACAAGCCGCTGCGCCCTTCGATTGCCACGCTGGCGGAGCACTTTCGGGAAGCCGGATTTCGCACCGCTTCCTTCAACGGAGGCGGCTACATCTCGGCCTATCTCGGCCTGTCGCAAGGCTTCGAGATCTACGAGGAGCACGACGAGGGGAAAGAGGGAGGTCCGGAGCGGATCGCCGCCGCGGCGCTCGCCTGGATCCGCTCCCGCCGCGCTCATCCCTTCTTCCTTTTCCTGCACACCTACGAAGTGCACAGCCCCTACACCCATTCGGAGCTGGCCGACCCGCACGATGCGGGCGGGCTGGCGCGGACGTTCGAGGTGGCCGACGTGGTCGCGGTGCAGCGGGGCGAGAGGTTCCTGACGCCCGGCGAGCGCCGTTACGTGGCCGCGCTCTACGACGGGGACGTG includes these proteins:
- a CDS encoding DUF2334 domain-containing protein — protein: MPPILGLLLLAPASPADCAGDGARLTIVLRYDDVDAKSDMGLEARILSALRSRGMRCTLGVTPRVVAGSAFDPAQQEGLPLPPEKIALLKDALSDGTAEVALHGFSHQTVRRKIDGGFMKPFGRYHSEFFGVSRPEQERKMAEGKRILEETLGVPVKTFIPPWNAYDWNTLTVAADLGFENFSAARRGLVLASSPLRFVPRTCDVADLREAVASARRVKDREALIVVLFHHYDFRESSPQNGRIDFGGFESLLDWLSRQGDLRIVGIAAAAASSGDLGPGRFWWNRNALLWQITPPLLNRLLPSDAKPLYLGVAAARALKVRLWIVVLGVYLGIAAAAGWLAGRIAPRLRARSPRLARGAVGLSLAAFAAVVVAALWDGEPYSGGATAAFFMAGACVGVWRGAAGGSARSAILRAPRGSRSPAGSG
- a CDS encoding SGNH/GDSL hydrolase family protein gives rise to the protein MSRIKKAGIPLLLMTLSSLLALGLAEAGLRLFRPVQYLKPPSRPKAAGSETLYRPSRVPGLSYEMIPGRNGTFEGMQVRTNRLGFRGPDPRPRDPDLFRIVALGDSFTFGFGVREEETYPAVLERILNESPGRSAARFEVLNLGVVGYGTRDEAAVFERQAPGLDPRLVIIGYVLNDPEIDPRQSLHKYFDPPEWWRRSHVLRLLHLGWNWLEIWRFGGGDYLRYLHAPGREKWGSVEKGFRSIRRAAEPHGTRVVLVIFPLVRWSGWAAYPYRDLHLQVAKSARAEGFATVDLLPVFARYAAPDLRLSEQDDHPSPAAHALAARAIADAVFPPEEAPAP
- a CDS encoding sulfatase; translation: MSRTGRWLRAAGEGALAGWAAGFALGYWQVLLNEDLSRRMFHLAGERFFPPLLAGTILGALLSLGVELLFAASERTKRGPLLCMAILAILYAAGVALAAFPLRPRLFPLRIFSGKLVSLCFFAMIAGPPGALLAARFRESFGRARRATAGAGPARPGLAATLGLSLAVLSAAAALGAPRLSASRPGNGLSVILLSLDTLRADRLGALGCPRPLTPRLDALARQGTVFEHAESAAPWTLPSHASIFSSLLPYDHGTRWEHKPLRPSIATLAEHFREAGFRTASFNGGGYISAYLGLSQGFEIYEEHDEGKEGGPERIAAAALAWIRSRRAHPFFLFLHTYEVHSPYTHSELADPHDAGGLARTFEVADVVAVQRGERFLTPGERRYVAALYDGDVAHADRVMGGLLETLREEGILDRVLLVVLSDHGEDLWDHDMRRSPGHGHSLYEELLHVPLFFRAPGKVAAGARIGAPVSLLDVAPTVLALAGLPPDPQHRGRSLESALRGGAEPALAPIAAESTEYGPERFSLRQGSLKVILAPRPEQANAGIAIPGVRPLEIFDLEADPAEKTDLSSTAHAGAAAAVESVWKRAEKVAKPGGDEKGGRRRLPAELEEQLRSLGYVQ